The following proteins are encoded in a genomic region of Mycobacterium sp. 155:
- a CDS encoding ATP-dependent helicase, with translation MAPPDPLTRFSPLTREWFATAFPAPTAAQAQAWLAIAEGNNTLVIAPTGSGKTLAAFLWAIDRLAFEQQAGTTGTGTRVLYVSPLKALAVDVERNLRTPLTGITRVAERQGLPAPSISVGLRSGDTPPNQRRALIAKPPDILITTPESLFLMLTSAARETLATVQTVIVDEVHAVAATKRGAHLALSLERLDQLLDKPAQRIGLSATVRPPEEVARFLSGAAPITIVAPPASKTFDLTVQVPVPDMAHLDNNSIWPDVEERIVDLIEAHRSSIVFANSRRLAERLTSRLNEIHAERAGIELTLDRNPQVGGGAPAQLMASGQANGAPALLARAHHGSVSKEQRAQVEDDLKSGRLHAVVATSSLELGIDMGAVDLVIQVEAPPSVASGLQRIGRAGHQVGEISQGVLFPKHRTDLIGCAVTVQRMLAGEIETMRVPANPLDVLAQHTVAAAALEPLDAEGWFDAVRRSAPFATLPRSAFEATLDLLSGKYPSTEFAELRPRLIYDRDTGTLTARPGAQRLAVTSGGAIPDRGLFTVYLATDSEKPSRVGELDETMVYESRPGDVISLGATSWRITEITHDRVLVIPAPGQPARLPFWQGDSVGRPVELGAAVGAFTGELTALDRGSFDERCQTMGFDGYATDNLYQLLRDQREATGIVPSDTSLVVERFRDELGDWRVILHSPYGLRVHGPLALAVGRRLSDRYGIDEKPTASDDGIIVRLPDGGENPPGADLFVFDADEIDSIVTAEVGGSALFASRFRECAARALLLPRRHPGKRSPLWHQRQRAAQLLDIARKYPDFPIVLEAVRECLQDVYDVPALTELMRKVAQRRLRVVDVETATPSPFAASLLFGYVGAFMYEGDSPLAERRAAALALDTVLLSELLGRVELRELLDPAVIASTAAQLQHLAPDRAARDAEGVADLLRLLGPLTEAEIAQRCTAEVIGGWLDGLHAAKRALPVSFAGQAWWVAVEDIGLLRDGVGVPVPIGVPAAFTESVADPLGDLLGRYARTRGPFTTADAAARFGLGLRVTADVLGRMAVDGRMVRGEFVADLTGDQWCDAEVLKILRRRSLAALRAQVEPVSTAAYARFLPAWQHVGSSHSTGVDGLAAVIDQLAGVPIPASAVESLVFGQRVRDYQPAMLDELLASGEVIWSGVGQIGGGDGWIAFHQAETVPLTLPVPAEIEFTDTHRAIMETLGGGGAYFFRQLAEGVLADELKPALWELIWAGWVTGDTFAPVRAVLAGLSGPRRGGTPAHRQRQRPPRLSRYSVARPQARPADPTVSGRWSALPGAEPDSTVRAHFQAELLLNRHGVLTKGAVNAEGVPGGFATLYKVLSAFEEAGRCQRGYFVESLGGAQFAAATTVDRLRSYLDSVDPQRPEYHAVVLAATDPANPYGAALGWPDDRESGHRPGRKAGALVALVDGQLVWFLERGGKSLLSFGADADAQRAAAAALADLVSSGRVPSLLVERINGTAVLDPDIDEERSVVQDALTGAGFARTPRGLRLR, from the coding sequence ATGGCCCCACCCGACCCGCTGACCCGGTTCAGCCCCCTGACCCGGGAGTGGTTTGCGACGGCGTTCCCGGCGCCGACGGCCGCGCAGGCGCAGGCCTGGCTTGCCATCGCCGAGGGCAACAACACCCTGGTCATCGCACCGACGGGATCGGGCAAGACGCTGGCGGCCTTTTTGTGGGCGATCGACCGGCTGGCCTTCGAGCAACAGGCCGGCACCACGGGCACCGGTACTCGGGTGCTCTACGTGTCCCCGCTCAAGGCGTTGGCCGTCGACGTCGAGCGCAACCTGCGCACGCCGCTGACCGGGATCACCCGCGTCGCCGAACGCCAGGGCCTGCCCGCGCCGTCGATCAGCGTCGGCCTGCGTTCCGGGGACACCCCGCCCAACCAGCGCCGCGCCCTGATCGCCAAACCGCCCGACATCCTGATCACCACCCCCGAATCGCTGTTTCTGATGCTCACCTCGGCGGCCCGGGAGACGCTGGCCACCGTGCAGACCGTCATCGTCGATGAGGTGCATGCCGTGGCCGCCACCAAACGCGGTGCGCACCTGGCACTTTCACTGGAACGGCTGGACCAGTTGTTGGACAAGCCCGCCCAGCGGATCGGGCTCTCGGCGACCGTGCGGCCACCGGAAGAAGTGGCGCGATTCCTGTCCGGTGCGGCCCCGATCACTATCGTCGCTCCCCCGGCCAGCAAGACCTTCGACCTGACGGTGCAGGTCCCGGTGCCGGATATGGCCCATCTGGACAACAACAGCATCTGGCCCGATGTCGAGGAGCGCATCGTCGACCTCATCGAGGCGCACCGCTCCTCGATCGTGTTCGCCAACTCCCGGCGCCTGGCCGAACGGCTCACCTCCAGGCTCAACGAGATCCACGCCGAACGCGCTGGCATCGAACTGACACTCGACCGCAACCCGCAGGTCGGTGGCGGTGCTCCGGCGCAACTGATGGCCAGCGGTCAGGCCAATGGCGCACCTGCACTGCTGGCCCGGGCCCACCACGGATCGGTGAGCAAGGAGCAGCGCGCTCAGGTCGAAGACGACCTCAAGAGCGGGCGGCTGCACGCCGTGGTCGCGACCTCCAGCCTGGAGCTCGGTATCGACATGGGCGCGGTGGATCTGGTGATCCAGGTGGAGGCGCCGCCGTCGGTGGCCAGCGGCCTGCAGCGCATCGGCCGCGCCGGCCACCAGGTCGGCGAGATCTCCCAAGGAGTGCTGTTCCCGAAACACCGCACCGACCTGATCGGCTGTGCGGTGACGGTCCAGCGGATGCTGGCCGGTGAGATCGAAACCATGCGCGTCCCGGCCAACCCGCTCGATGTGCTGGCCCAGCACACCGTCGCAGCAGCCGCGCTCGAACCGCTCGACGCCGAGGGCTGGTTCGACGCGGTACGGCGCAGCGCGCCGTTCGCCACGCTGCCGCGCAGCGCGTTCGAAGCGACGCTGGACCTGCTGTCAGGCAAGTATCCGTCCACCGAGTTCGCCGAGCTACGGCCCCGGCTGATCTACGACCGCGACACCGGCACACTGACGGCACGTCCCGGCGCCCAGCGGTTGGCGGTGACCAGCGGCGGGGCCATCCCGGATCGCGGACTGTTCACCGTATACCTGGCCACCGATTCCGAAAAGCCGTCCCGGGTAGGCGAACTCGATGAAACGATGGTCTATGAATCGCGTCCCGGCGACGTCATCTCGCTCGGCGCCACCAGTTGGCGCATCACCGAGATCACCCACGACCGCGTGCTGGTCATCCCGGCGCCGGGCCAGCCCGCTCGGCTGCCCTTCTGGCAGGGCGACAGCGTGGGCCGCCCGGTAGAACTGGGCGCGGCGGTCGGTGCGTTTACCGGCGAACTCACCGCACTCGATCGAGGATCGTTCGACGAACGTTGCCAGACAATGGGTTTCGACGGCTATGCAACGGACAATTTGTATCAGCTGCTGCGCGACCAGAGGGAGGCCACCGGTATCGTCCCCAGCGACACCTCGCTGGTGGTCGAGCGGTTCCGCGACGAGCTGGGCGACTGGCGGGTGATCCTGCACTCGCCGTACGGGTTGCGGGTACACGGTCCGCTGGCGCTGGCGGTCGGTCGCCGGCTGAGCGACCGATACGGCATCGACGAGAAGCCGACGGCGTCGGACGACGGCATCATCGTGCGGTTACCCGACGGAGGCGAAAACCCGCCCGGTGCCGATCTTTTCGTCTTCGATGCCGATGAGATCGATTCGATTGTCACCGCCGAGGTGGGCGGGTCAGCACTGTTCGCTTCCCGGTTCCGGGAATGTGCCGCACGGGCCCTGCTGCTGCCGAGACGCCACCCCGGGAAACGGTCGCCGCTGTGGCATCAGCGCCAGCGCGCCGCCCAACTCCTCGACATCGCGCGCAAGTACCCCGATTTCCCGATCGTGCTCGAGGCGGTCCGGGAATGTCTGCAGGACGTCTACGACGTGCCGGCGCTGACCGAGCTCATGCGCAAGGTGGCCCAGCGCCGGCTTCGGGTAGTCGATGTGGAGACCGCTACGCCGTCGCCGTTCGCCGCTTCTCTGCTGTTCGGCTACGTCGGCGCGTTCATGTACGAAGGTGACAGTCCGCTGGCCGAACGCCGCGCTGCCGCTTTGGCACTGGACACCGTGCTGCTTTCCGAGCTGCTGGGTCGGGTCGAACTGCGGGAACTGCTCGACCCTGCGGTGATCGCCTCGACCGCCGCTCAGCTACAGCATCTGGCCCCGGATCGGGCCGCACGCGATGCCGAGGGGGTCGCCGACCTGCTGCGGCTGCTCGGCCCGCTCACCGAGGCCGAGATCGCCCAACGCTGCACCGCCGAGGTCATCGGCGGTTGGCTCGACGGTCTGCATGCCGCCAAACGGGCACTGCCGGTGAGCTTCGCCGGTCAGGCTTGGTGGGTGGCTGTCGAGGACATCGGTCTGCTTCGCGATGGTGTCGGAGTGCCAGTTCCGATCGGTGTGCCCGCCGCGTTCACCGAATCGGTGGCCGATCCGCTCGGTGACCTGCTGGGGCGGTATGCCCGCACCCGCGGCCCGTTCACGACTGCCGACGCCGCCGCCCGGTTTGGCCTCGGCCTGCGGGTCACCGCCGACGTACTGGGCCGGATGGCGGTCGACGGCCGCATGGTGCGCGGCGAGTTCGTCGCCGACCTGACCGGTGATCAGTGGTGCGACGCCGAGGTGCTGAAAATCCTGCGCCGCCGGTCGCTGGCGGCGCTGCGGGCCCAGGTGGAGCCGGTGTCCACCGCGGCCTACGCGCGGTTCCTGCCGGCCTGGCAGCACGTCGGATCCTCGCACAGCACCGGTGTCGACGGGTTGGCCGCGGTGATCGATCAACTCGCCGGGGTGCCAATACCCGCCTCGGCCGTGGAGTCGCTCGTGTTCGGCCAACGCGTGCGCGACTACCAGCCCGCCATGCTCGACGAGCTGCTGGCCTCCGGTGAGGTCATATGGTCGGGCGTCGGGCAGATCGGTGGTGGTGACGGGTGGATCGCGTTCCACCAGGCCGAGACTGTGCCGTTGACGCTGCCCGTGCCCGCCGAGATCGAGTTCACCGATACCCACCGCGCAATCATGGAGACCCTGGGTGGCGGCGGCGCCTACTTCTTTAGACAGCTGGCCGAAGGAGTGCTCGCAGATGAGCTGAAACCGGCTCTGTGGGAACTTATTTGGGCCGGGTGGGTCACCGGCGACACGTTTGCGCCGGTGCGCGCGGTCTTGGCGGGGCTGTCGGGCCCACGACGCGGTGGCACCCCCGCGCACCGGCAGCGGCAACGCCCGCCGCGGCTGAGCCGCTACAGCGTGGCCCGCCCACAGGCCCGGCCCGCCGATCCGACCGTGTCCGGGCGATGGTCGGCCTTGCCCGGCGCAGAACCCGATTCGACGGTGCGGGCACATTTCCAGGCCGAACTGCTCCTGAATCGGCATGGCGTGCTCACCAAGGGCGCGGTCAACGCCGAGGGTGTGCCAGGCGGCTTCGCCACCCTCTACAAGGTGCTGAGCGCTTTCGAGGAAGCCGGGCGGTGCCAGCGCGGATACTTTGTCGAATCGCTGGGTGGTGCGCAGTTCGCCGCGGCCACAACCGTCGACCGGTTGCGGTCCTACCTGGACAGCGTCGACCCCCAGCGTCCGGAGTACCACGCGGTGGTGCTCGCCGCGACGGACCCGGCGAATCCCTACGGGGCGGCGCTCGGCTGGCCAGATGACCGCGAATCCGGCCACCGGCCCGGCCGCAAGGCCGGTGCACTGGTGGCATTGGTGGACGGACAGCTCGTGTGGTTCCTGGAGCGCGGCGGGAAATCACTGCTCAGTTTCGGCGCCGACGCCGACGCGCAGCGGGCCGCCGCAGCGGCACTGGCCGATCTGGTCAGTTCGGGCCGGGTGCCGTCGTTGCTGGTAGAGCGCATCAACGGCACCGCGGTGCTCGATCCGGACATCGACGAGGAACGCAGCGTGGTGCAG
- a CDS encoding cytochrome P450, with product MTALDHRRAYPKLPHPPRRVPILGDVRGLDADAPSQSAAELAKLGPVLEFRFLGAQYIIAAGAGAVMDLNDETRFAKHVGPDIEALRIIAGDGLFTAYNDEPNWLKAHQLLMPAFSQAAMRRYHGVMLDVAGELTDRWDSRDPLDVSADTTRVTLETIGRCAAGYSFGCFDSEQTHPFVEHMVSALRGSDRLGVLRKTFLPGFVARRYERRVWRDAAYLHALADDIVAKRRASASSGHDDLLAIMLESDLDAANIRYQLINFLVAGHETTSGALSFALYFLSQHPEECARARAEVDQVWGDEPRPEFEKVAKLRYVRRVLDESLRLQPTVPGYYRAARVDTVLAGIHPMRKGDWALALTMTLHRDPRWGPDPDRFDPDRFLPERVRTRPAGLYKPFGTGERSCIGRQFALHEAVLMLGVLLRRYDLIADPDYRLQIQERLTIMPRDFRLELRQR from the coding sequence ATGACCGCCTTGGACCACCGGCGTGCGTACCCGAAACTGCCCCACCCGCCGCGGCGCGTCCCGATCCTCGGTGACGTGCGCGGTCTGGATGCCGATGCACCGTCGCAGTCCGCGGCGGAGCTGGCCAAACTCGGGCCGGTTCTCGAATTCCGTTTCCTCGGTGCGCAATACATCATCGCAGCAGGGGCCGGCGCCGTCATGGACCTCAATGACGAGACCCGGTTCGCCAAGCACGTCGGCCCCGATATCGAGGCGCTGCGCATCATCGCCGGTGACGGTCTGTTCACCGCGTACAACGACGAACCGAACTGGCTCAAGGCGCATCAACTTCTGATGCCGGCGTTCAGTCAGGCCGCCATGCGCCGCTACCACGGGGTCATGCTCGACGTCGCAGGTGAACTCACCGATCGCTGGGACAGCCGGGATCCGCTGGACGTCTCGGCCGACACCACCCGGGTGACCTTGGAGACCATCGGCCGGTGCGCGGCCGGCTACTCATTTGGCTGTTTCGACTCAGAACAGACCCACCCGTTCGTCGAGCACATGGTGTCCGCGCTGCGGGGTTCCGACCGGCTCGGGGTGTTGCGGAAGACATTCCTTCCCGGGTTCGTCGCCAGGCGTTACGAGCGCCGGGTCTGGCGCGACGCGGCGTACTTGCACGCCCTGGCCGACGACATCGTCGCCAAGCGCCGCGCCAGCGCCTCATCGGGTCACGACGACCTGCTGGCGATCATGCTGGAGTCGGATCTCGATGCCGCCAATATCCGCTACCAGTTGATCAACTTCCTCGTGGCCGGGCACGAAACCACTTCGGGTGCACTGTCGTTCGCACTGTACTTCCTGTCGCAACATCCCGAGGAATGCGCTCGGGCCCGCGCCGAGGTCGACCAGGTGTGGGGCGACGAGCCGCGGCCCGAGTTCGAGAAGGTCGCGAAACTACGGTATGTGCGACGCGTTCTCGACGAGTCGCTGCGGCTGCAGCCTACTGTTCCGGGCTACTACCGGGCCGCCCGGGTGGACACTGTGCTGGCCGGCATCCACCCGATGCGTAAGGGCGACTGGGCGCTTGCGCTGACGATGACCCTGCACCGCGATCCTCGGTGGGGGCCAGATCCGGACCGGTTCGATCCAGACCGGTTCCTTCCGGAGCGGGTCCGCACGCGGCCTGCAGGCCTGTACAAGCCGTTCGGCACCGGTGAAAGATCGTGCATCGGAAGGCAGTTCGCATTGCACGAGGCGGTGCTAATGCTCGGCGTGCTGCTGCGGCGCTACGATCTGATCGCTGACCCGGACTATCGGCTGCAGATCCAGGAACGGCTCACGATAATGCCGCGTGACTTCCGGCTGGAGCTGCGGCAGCGCTGA
- a CDS encoding TetR/AcrR family transcriptional regulator yields the protein MGAETRRRLSPADRRSELLALGAEVFGQLPYDEVRIDEIAERAGVSRALMYHYFPDKRAFFAAVVRAEGERLFAATNTPPEPGQSLFGQLRAGVMAYLQYDEEHPHGAWAAYLGMGRADPVLRGIDDVDNDRQADRIMSRIGEAAAQPLDVKLERDVRAIIYGWLAFTLEMCRQRLADPSIDAGLVADTCAHALLDAVERVPGLPAELASAASSEYR from the coding sequence GTGGGTGCCGAGACGAGACGACGGCTCTCCCCCGCCGACCGCCGTAGTGAGCTGTTGGCGTTGGGAGCCGAGGTGTTCGGTCAGCTGCCCTACGACGAGGTCCGCATCGACGAGATCGCTGAGCGTGCCGGGGTGTCCCGCGCTTTGATGTACCACTACTTCCCGGACAAACGGGCATTCTTCGCCGCCGTGGTGCGGGCCGAGGGCGAGCGCCTGTTCGCCGCCACCAACACCCCGCCCGAACCCGGTCAGAGCCTGTTCGGCCAACTGCGTGCCGGCGTCATGGCGTACCTGCAGTACGACGAGGAGCATCCGCACGGTGCCTGGGCGGCCTACCTGGGCATGGGACGCGCCGACCCGGTGCTACGCGGTATCGACGACGTCGACAACGACCGGCAGGCTGACCGGATCATGAGTCGTATCGGCGAGGCGGCGGCCCAACCGTTGGACGTCAAACTGGAGCGGGATGTGCGGGCCATCATCTACGGCTGGCTGGCGTTCACGCTCGAGATGTGCCGTCAGCGCCTCGCCGACCCGTCGATCGACGCCGGACTCGTCGCCGATACCTGTGCCCATGCCCTGCTCGACGCGGTGGAACGGGTACCCGGCCTGCCCGCCGAGTTGGCGTCCGCAGCCTCTTCCGAATACCGCTGA